The Chthoniobacterales bacterium genome includes a window with the following:
- a CDS encoding DR2241 family protein gives MKLAEKLAAWLEAGRADLGEVRIGRTAEGFELHHYLDEPGELQSYQQAEDAIELGKLDAAGKYRPLRSAPTLQRGWRLELGSLEDVVRALEFFYPAMLGTAAAFEEKAGRPVDLRETLNRQSGMYRVAGKITNEQADALIGEVCPPNRCLKTITWQIEPGVAITSLPAGKLELGHDLLECGRGFIPLPCEECCNILVAAARETVKRAPA, from the coding sequence ATGAAGCTGGCGGAGAAATTAGCCGCGTGGCTGGAGGCGGGCCGCGCCGACTTGGGCGAGGTGCGAATCGGGCGGACGGCGGAAGGATTCGAGTTGCATCACTATCTGGATGAACCGGGGGAGTTGCAGTCGTATCAGCAGGCGGAGGACGCTATCGAACTCGGCAAGCTGGATGCGGCGGGAAAATATCGTCCGCTGCGCAGTGCGCCGACGTTGCAGCGCGGCTGGCGGCTGGAGTTGGGCAGTCTTGAGGACGTGGTGCGGGCGCTGGAGTTTTTCTATCCGGCGATGCTGGGGACGGCGGCGGCGTTTGAGGAAAAGGCCGGACGTCCGGTGGATTTGCGCGAGACGTTGAATCGCCAGTCGGGCATGTATCGCGTGGCGGGTAAGATCACCAACGAACAAGCCGACGCGTTGATCGGCGAGGTCTGCCCACCGAATCGCTGCCTGAAGACGATCACCTGGCAGATCGAGCCGGGGGTGGCGATCACGAGTCTGCCAGCAGGGAAATTGGAGTTGGGTCACGATCTGCTGGAGTGCGGGCGCGGTTTCATTCCCCTGCCCTGCGAAGAATGTTGCAATATCCTTGTCGCCGCCGCCCGCGAGACGGTAAAGAGAGCCCCCGCATGA
- a CDS encoding CbiX/SirB N-terminal domain-containing protein, translating to MDKSRCALVLAGHGSTLNPDSSGPTHLHAATIRARGIFAEVHVCFWKEEPSFRQIWRMVEADEVYVVPNFISEGYFTQTVLPRELGLNGPITERDGRVIKYCEPVGNHANMTGLLLQRAREVAPGVDLAAISLIIVGHGTGLNDNSARAIRDQVARIRALGQFGEVVDAFMEESPNVAEWDQLTTLKHVVVVPFFIADGLHSYEDIPVLLGMEAGATRQNPVPLRGRQLYYASAIGTSSLLADVILDQVAAFDEKHALAV from the coding sequence ATGGATAAATCTCGCTGCGCTCTCGTTCTGGCCGGGCATGGGTCCACGCTGAACCCGGATTCCAGCGGGCCGACGCATCTCCACGCGGCGACGATTCGGGCGCGGGGGATTTTTGCCGAGGTGCATGTCTGTTTCTGGAAGGAGGAGCCGAGTTTTCGTCAGATCTGGCGGATGGTGGAGGCGGACGAGGTCTATGTGGTGCCGAATTTTATTAGCGAAGGGTATTTTACCCAGACGGTGCTGCCGCGGGAGTTAGGGTTAAATGGGCCAATCACCGAGCGCGATGGACGGGTAATCAAATACTGCGAGCCGGTGGGGAATCACGCCAATATGACGGGCCTGCTCCTGCAACGCGCCCGCGAGGTGGCACCGGGAGTGGACTTGGCTGCGATCAGTCTCATCATTGTGGGGCACGGCACGGGGTTGAATGATAATTCGGCGCGGGCGATCCGCGATCAGGTGGCGCGGATTCGGGCGCTGGGGCAATTTGGCGAGGTGGTGGATGCGTTTATGGAGGAGTCGCCGAATGTGGCGGAGTGGGATCAACTGACGACGCTGAAGCATGTGGTGGTGGTGCCGTTTTTTATCGCAGACGGGTTACATAGTTATGAGGACATCCCTGTGTTACTGGGGATGGAGGCGGGGGCGACTCGGCAAAATCCGGTGCCGTTGCGCGGGCGGCAGCTTTACTACGCAAGCGCCATCGGGACATCGTCTCTGCTGGCGGACGTGATTCTGGATCAAGTGGCGGCGTTTGATGAGAAACACGCGCTGGCCGTATGA